A part of Candidatus Bathyarchaeia archaeon genomic DNA contains:
- a CDS encoding dihydroorotate dehydrogenase yields the protein MEPDLSVEFAGINLPNPAILASGILGVSSEVMVRASRAGAGAVVTKSFNRKGREGYRNPSFIEVPGGYLNALGIPNPGMDEMREEVAGVAKAGVPVIASVFGFDAEEFAEAASKGEEGGAIAIELNVSCPHVREVGVEIGQRAEMVSEVTRAVKASVKLPVLVKLTPNVADIQEIARAAEGAGADAITAINTALGMAIDIDAAAPILGGVYGGLSGPALHSLAVRAVYQVKAAVRVPVIGVGGITDWRGAVEMMMAGASAIQVGTAVMYRGVEVFREITTGMSKFLRDNGYRSVSEIIGRATKTRPEP from the coding sequence TTGGAACCTGACCTATCGGTGGAGTTTGCTGGTATAAACCTCCCCAACCCCGCCATTCTTGCTTCAGGAATTCTCGGCGTTTCCAGCGAAGTCATGGTTCGCGCTTCCAGAGCAGGCGCAGGAGCGGTCGTTACAAAGTCGTTCAATCGAAAGGGCCGGGAAGGATATCGGAACCCATCTTTCATCGAAGTTCCAGGCGGTTATCTAAACGCTCTCGGAATTCCGAACCCCGGAATGGATGAGATGCGCGAAGAGGTGGCCGGAGTAGCCAAGGCGGGAGTTCCGGTCATAGCTAGCGTTTTCGGTTTCGACGCTGAAGAGTTCGCCGAGGCTGCTTCTAAGGGGGAAGAAGGCGGTGCAATCGCAATAGAGTTGAACGTGTCCTGCCCTCATGTCAGGGAGGTCGGAGTAGAAATAGGACAGAGAGCCGAAATGGTTTCCGAGGTTACACGGGCTGTAAAGGCGAGCGTCAAACTGCCCGTCTTAGTCAAGCTTACGCCGAACGTCGCTGACATTCAAGAAATTGCGAGAGCCGCGGAAGGTGCTGGAGCTGATGCTATCACAGCCATCAACACAGCACTGGGAATGGCAATCGATATCGACGCTGCGGCTCCAATTCTAGGAGGAGTCTATGGTGGTCTCTCAGGCCCAGCTCTCCACTCCCTCGCTGTAAGAGCAGTCTATCAGGTAAAAGCAGCGGTCAGAGTACCTGTTATAGGTGTCGGCGGGATAACGGATTGGAGGGGAGCAGTCGAGATGATGATGGCAGGAGCGTCAGCTATCCAAGTGGGGACAGCGGTGATGTATCGAGGAGTTGAGGTGTTCCGGGAAATCACAACAGGCATGTCAAAGTTCCTTCGAGACAATGGATATCGTTCAGTCAGCGAGATTATTGGACGGGCAACCAAAACCCGACCCGAACCATGA